In the genome of Diaphorobacter sp. HDW4A, the window TCCTGAACACCTGGAAGGAGGCCAAGGAGCGCGGGGAGGAAGATGTCGGTGTCATGGGCATCATCGGCATGGTGCAGACCCGGCTCATGGTGATGCTGTTCGTGATGTCGGTCTGTTTCTTTACCAGCCCCATCACCAGCCTGCACCATGCAAGGCTGAGCTACACACCGCCGCCCAGCATGGGGGAAGCCAGCCCCTCGGCAGCCCAATTGCCAGGAACCACCAACTCCACCTACGACCAGGCGCTGCGCGATGCCACCGACGGCACCCTCAGCGACAGCGGCAATCTGGCCTATGTGCCAGCCTGGTGGTTCACCGTCATGGCCGTGAGCTCGGGCGTGAACAGCGGGGTGCGCAATGGCATCAAGAATTCGGGCTCCGACATGCGGGTGCTCGAAGACATGGCCCGAAACGCGACCATCGAGAACCCGGTGCTGCTGGGCAATGTGCAGCGGTTCTATTCTGAATGCTTCATCCCGGCGAGAAGCCAGTACCTGCAGGCCGACCCGGCCATCATGAGCGGATCGGGTGCGGCCATCCTCGCCGAGGGCAACGGGGACTACGGCCCCACCGATGCGGACTGGATGGGCAGCCAGTTCCTGCGCACCGAGCCCGGCTACTACGACACGCTGCGAAGCCGAGCCCCCGTAGCAGGATTCGCCATCGACTACCGCCGCGACACGGACTACTACGACCCGTCAAGCGGCATCGACCCGGAGATCACCGGAGCCTACAACCCCGAGTTCGGGCGCCCCACCTGCAAGGAATGGTGGGAGAACGACCTGCGAGAAAAGCTCATCTCCTCGAGCTCGATGATCCGGTCCTTCGCAACCGCCGCTGGCAGATCCTTCACCTACACGTC includes:
- a CDS encoding conjugal transfer protein TraG N-terminal domain-containing protein codes for the protein MQLDSYLELFTTFYGWAFANIIGEVVTGTGLIVLPFLIAILNTWKEAKERGEEDVGVMGIIGMVQTRLMVMLFVMSVCFFTSPITSLHHARLSYTPPPSMGEASPSAAQLPGTTNSTYDQALRDATDGTLSDSGNLAYVPAWWFTVMAVSSGVNSGVRNGIKNSGSDMRVLEDMARNATIENPVLLGNVQRFYSECFIPARSQYLQADPAIMSGSGAAILAEGNGDYGPTDADWMGSQFLRTEPGYYDTLRSRAPVAGFAIDYRRDTDYYDPSSGIDPEITGAYNPEFGRPTCKEWWENDLREKLISSSSMIRSFATAAGRSFTYTSPDKMKDEVARIASTTANPVFVDSEKIMGDHYDTGTTLGRAATGALSTFGVAKESFLASASMLPLMTALPMIQALVLMGIYTFLPLVVLLSGFDLKVLFLGAVAIMTVKLWASMWYIATWVDGHLINAMYPGALGNHFVQEAMMIAKGAVPPTYKRMILNTLLVFLFIGLPVIWSSMMGWIGIRLAEGTDRLLNQHGGAAANSGKNGLGVAGSLGGRKK